One window of Nocardia sp. NBC_00508 genomic DNA carries:
- a CDS encoding DUF4190 domain-containing protein produces the protein MTRAERRDTDRWQEQPDPRWPEPEPESRWPDDEGERWPEQPASRRRTGRLRVEIPPIVNPYAIVALVAALLGLFPVAIVFGFIAFSHPRGRVMAMFALLLGVAELTAVAGFVLLTGNWLPDVINRQAAVGPTPVASVPTTVERPVATTTPPAPSAALTGAPPAAGQGPVTKGSVCSEAQLGQIGTTTDGSTLICLTTAGGYQWSGPHTVATAVQQAGAKCDASGPKTGRTADGRAVVCEVSGRSGTWVLWTE, from the coding sequence ATGACACGGGCAGAACGGCGTGACACGGATCGCTGGCAGGAACAACCGGATCCGCGCTGGCCGGAGCCGGAACCCGAGAGCCGCTGGCCGGACGACGAGGGCGAGCGCTGGCCGGAGCAGCCGGCGAGCCGCCGCCGGACCGGACGACTCCGCGTGGAGATTCCGCCGATCGTCAATCCGTACGCGATCGTCGCGCTGGTCGCCGCATTGCTCGGGCTGTTCCCGGTCGCCATCGTGTTCGGCTTCATCGCCTTCAGTCATCCTCGCGGGCGCGTCATGGCGATGTTCGCGCTGCTGCTCGGCGTCGCCGAGCTCACCGCGGTGGCCGGATTCGTGCTATTGACGGGCAACTGGTTGCCGGATGTGATCAACCGGCAGGCCGCGGTCGGACCCACCCCTGTCGCCTCGGTGCCAACGACTGTGGAGCGTCCGGTGGCGACCACGACGCCCCCGGCGCCTAGCGCCGCCCTGACGGGCGCACCGCCGGCGGCGGGTCAGGGGCCCGTCACGAAGGGCTCGGTGTGCAGCGAGGCCCAACTCGGCCAGATCGGTACCACCACCGACGGCAGCACCTTGATCTGCCTCACCACCGCCGGCGGCTACCAGTGGTCCGGACCGCACACGGTGGCGACCGCCGTGCAGCAGGCCGGAGCGAAATGCGACGCATCGGGGCCGAAGACCGGCCGCACCGCCGACGGCCGCGCCGTGGTGTGCGAGGTCAGCGGACGCAGCGGCACCTGGGTGTTGTGGACCGAATAG
- a CDS encoding ATP-dependent DNA ligase gives MDLPVLPPVRPMLAKSASAVPREPGLSYEPKWDGFRCIVFRDGAEVELGSRNDRPLTRYFPEVAELLRQALPDRCVVDGEIVVVTEHGLDFDTLQNRLHPAASRVAKLATETPASFVAFDLLALGDKDLTGEPFAERRRLLETILDTALARVHLTPITHDPDIAEDWFTRFEGAGFDGVMVKSDDLAYLQDKRVMLKVKHERTADCVVAGFRWHKDGAGVGSLLLGLFDDEGNLHHVGVASSFTAARRRELVEELAPLRENALANHPWRRWADAAAQAAAEGKMPGGVSRWTGGKDLSWEALRPELVAEVRYEHVQSGRLRHGGRLVRFRTDRTPESCTYAQLDEVAPAELSALFGEAAAQPSAVEARS, from the coding sequence GTGGACCTACCGGTGCTGCCACCCGTCCGGCCGATGCTGGCCAAATCCGCGTCAGCGGTGCCGCGCGAGCCGGGCCTGAGCTACGAACCCAAGTGGGACGGCTTTCGCTGCATCGTGTTCCGCGACGGCGCCGAGGTGGAACTCGGCTCCCGCAACGACCGTCCTCTGACCAGGTATTTTCCCGAGGTGGCCGAGCTGCTGCGGCAGGCGCTGCCGGACCGGTGCGTGGTGGACGGCGAGATCGTGGTGGTCACCGAACACGGCCTGGATTTCGACACGCTGCAGAACCGTCTGCACCCGGCCGCGTCCCGGGTCGCCAAGCTCGCCACCGAGACGCCCGCCAGTTTCGTCGCGTTCGACCTGCTCGCGCTCGGCGACAAGGATCTGACCGGCGAGCCGTTCGCCGAACGCAGGCGGCTGCTGGAGACGATCCTGGACACCGCGCTCGCCCGCGTGCACCTCACCCCGATCACGCACGACCCCGATATCGCCGAGGACTGGTTCACCCGGTTCGAGGGCGCCGGGTTCGACGGCGTCATGGTCAAGTCCGACGACCTGGCGTATCTGCAGGACAAGCGGGTGATGCTCAAGGTCAAACACGAGCGCACCGCCGATTGTGTGGTGGCGGGCTTCCGCTGGCACAAGGATGGCGCCGGGGTCGGCTCGCTGCTGCTCGGGCTGTTCGACGACGAGGGCAACCTGCACCACGTCGGCGTGGCCAGCAGCTTCACCGCGGCACGGCGCAGAGAACTGGTCGAGGAACTGGCGCCGCTGCGGGAGAACGCGCTGGCGAACCACCCATGGCGGCGCTGGGCAGACGCCGCGGCGCAGGCCGCGGCCGAGGGCAAGATGCCCGGCGGGGTGAGTCGCTGGACCGGCGGCAAGGATCTGTCCTGGGAGGCGCTGCGACCGGAACTGGTCGCCGAGGTCCGCTACGAGCACGTCCAATCGGGCAGACTGCGCCACGGCGGCAGGCTGGTGCGTTTCCGCACCGACCGGACTCCCGAATCGTGCACCTACGCGCAGCTGGACGAAGTCGCGCCCGCGGAATTGAGCGCCCTGTTCGGCGAAGCCGCAGCGCAGCCGAGCGCCGTCGAGGCGCGGTCATGA
- the ligD gene encoding non-homologous end-joining DNA ligase: MSESVDIEVDGRTVTISNPGKVYFTKRGETKLDLVQYYQAIAEPFLNVVGGRPLLLERYPDGASGKSWFQKRVPKSAPEWLRTVEVSTPNGTTSDALVAHDLAHVLWAVNQGCLGFHVWPNRADNLEIADELRIDLDPSPGVGFADLKHAAVRTRDLLAELGIESRIKTSGSRGLHIYVALEPKWDGYQVRAAAVALARELERRYPDDITAQWWKEERGNRVFIDFNQNAPHKTVFGAWCVRPKVGAQVSTPISWSDLDSVVPDELTLATVPARYAEFGDPWADRTPQSIAALLEMSERDMAAGLMDAPWPPQYPKMPNEPPRVQPSRAKKPE; encoded by the coding sequence ATGAGTGAGTCGGTCGATATCGAGGTCGATGGCCGAACCGTCACGATCAGCAATCCGGGCAAGGTGTATTTCACCAAGCGCGGCGAAACGAAACTCGATCTGGTGCAGTATTACCAGGCGATTGCCGAACCGTTCCTGAACGTGGTCGGCGGACGGCCGCTGCTGCTGGAGCGGTATCCCGACGGGGCCTCGGGCAAATCCTGGTTCCAGAAGCGGGTGCCGAAATCCGCGCCGGAGTGGCTGCGCACCGTGGAGGTCTCCACACCGAACGGCACCACCAGCGACGCCCTGGTCGCCCACGATCTCGCCCATGTGCTGTGGGCGGTGAATCAGGGCTGCCTCGGATTCCACGTCTGGCCGAACCGCGCCGACAATCTGGAGATCGCCGACGAGTTGCGCATCGACCTCGATCCCTCCCCCGGCGTCGGGTTCGCGGATCTCAAACACGCTGCGGTGCGGACCAGAGACCTGCTCGCCGAACTCGGTATCGAATCGCGGATCAAGACCTCCGGTTCGCGCGGATTACATATTTATGTCGCGCTGGAACCGAAGTGGGACGGCTATCAGGTGCGGGCCGCGGCGGTCGCGCTGGCGCGCGAATTGGAACGCAGATATCCGGACGACATCACCGCGCAGTGGTGGAAAGAGGAGCGCGGGAATCGAGTATTCATCGATTTCAATCAAAACGCACCGCACAAAACCGTTTTCGGCGCCTGGTGTGTCCGGCCGAAAGTCGGTGCGCAGGTGTCGACGCCGATCAGCTGGTCGGATCTGGACTCGGTGGTCCCCGACGAACTGACCCTCGCCACCGTGCCCGCCCGCTACGCCGAATTCGGCGACCCGTGGGCCGACCGCACACCGCAGTCGATCGCCGCACTGCTGGAGATGTCCGAACGGGACATGGCGGCGGGCCTCATGGACGCGCCGTGGCCGCCGCAGTATCCGAAGATGCCGAACGAGCCGCCCCGCGTGCAGCCGAGCCGCGCGAAGAAGCCGGAGTAG
- a CDS encoding cold-shock protein gives MSIGKLVSFDSSRGFGFIRPEDGGPDVFVHVNDIGLDEDELRQGRVFEFEVTEGDRGPKAVNLSAVGGASAPVPRHKGKDRPGPGQLTVAEHKRLITELLLDASPALTAGEILTIRDRLTTFADQHGWLEN, from the coding sequence GTGTCCATCGGGAAATTGGTGTCGTTCGACAGCTCTCGGGGATTCGGATTCATTCGGCCGGAAGACGGCGGACCGGACGTGTTCGTCCATGTCAACGACATCGGCTTGGACGAGGACGAGTTGCGTCAGGGGCGGGTGTTCGAATTCGAGGTGACCGAAGGCGACCGCGGGCCGAAGGCGGTCAATCTGAGCGCGGTCGGCGGAGCGTCCGCACCAGTTCCCCGGCACAAGGGAAAAGACCGACCGGGTCCGGGACAGCTCACCGTCGCCGAACACAAACGTCTGATCACCGAGTTGCTCCTGGATGCCAGCCCCGCGCTCACCGCGGGCGAGATCCTCACCATCCGCGACCGGCTCACCACGTTCGCCGACCAGCACGGGTGGCTGGAGAACTGA
- a CDS encoding SPFH domain-containing protein: MLGYHVPDPDEAMLVSGAKSRDNAPFRVIIGRGAWVVPLFRKVRYLSLAMFESEIKERCVTKQAIQLDVRAVIAFKVANDTQSIVNAAQRFLSEQEREMSVLTGRIFSGHLRSIVGSMTVEEIIRERQKLADEVLVASKVEMSNIGLWVDSFQIQSIDDGNLGYIAALAAPHNAAVQRDAQIAQSQAAQASAQAEQESQRRQAEYQRETAILRAQYQRDIDKANAEAAQAGPLAEAMALQEVLTAQAEQARKEAELREQQLQAEVVKPARAEADRVRILAEAEADRTRIQAAAAASNNRIALDQLLIEQLPEIVKQASHGLANANLTVLNGPDGVGELVNGMVGQGLTVFNSLQKALSSNDGENAG, from the coding sequence GTGCTGGGCTACCACGTGCCAGACCCGGACGAGGCGATGCTGGTCAGCGGCGCCAAGAGCCGGGACAACGCGCCGTTCAGAGTGATCATCGGACGCGGCGCCTGGGTGGTTCCGCTGTTCCGGAAGGTGCGGTACCTGTCGCTGGCGATGTTCGAATCCGAGATAAAGGAGCGCTGCGTCACCAAGCAGGCGATCCAGCTCGACGTGCGCGCGGTGATCGCGTTCAAGGTCGCCAACGACACCCAGTCCATCGTCAACGCGGCGCAGCGGTTCCTCTCCGAGCAGGAGCGCGAGATGTCGGTGCTGACCGGACGGATCTTCTCCGGGCACCTGCGCTCGATCGTGGGGTCGATGACGGTCGAGGAGATCATCCGGGAGCGCCAGAAGCTCGCCGACGAAGTGCTCGTCGCCTCGAAAGTGGAAATGAGCAACATCGGCCTGTGGGTCGATTCCTTCCAGATCCAGTCCATCGACGACGGCAACCTCGGCTATATCGCCGCGCTCGCCGCCCCGCACAATGCCGCGGTGCAGCGGGACGCGCAGATCGCCCAGTCGCAGGCCGCGCAGGCGTCGGCGCAGGCCGAGCAGGAATCCCAGCGAAGGCAGGCGGAATATCAGCGCGAGACGGCGATCCTGCGTGCGCAGTACCAGCGCGATATCGACAAGGCGAACGCCGAAGCGGCGCAGGCAGGCCCCCTCGCCGAGGCGATGGCGCTGCAGGAGGTGCTCACCGCCCAGGCCGAGCAGGCGCGCAAAGAGGCCGAGCTGCGCGAACAACAGTTGCAGGCCGAGGTCGTCAAACCCGCTCGGGCCGAGGCGGATCGCGTGCGCATTCTGGCCGAGGCGGAGGCCGACCGCACCCGGATCCAGGCCGCCGCTGCCGCGTCGAACAACCGGATCGCGCTGGACCAGTTGTTGATCGAACAACTTCCGGAAATCGTCAAGCAAGCGTCGCATGGGTTGGCGAACGCGAATCTCACCGTGCTCAACGGCCCCGACGGCGTCGGCGAACTCGTGAACGGAATGGTCGGCCAGGGACTGACTGTTTTCAATTCGTTGCAAAAGGCGCTTTCCTCCAACGACGGCGAAAATGCGGGTTAA